Below is a window of Fibrobacter sp. DNA.
CACCCCCGCGACCAGGGAATCCACGCGCGCAAGCAGCGCGGAGGCCTTCTCGACGGTCAGGGCACCGTGCGCGGCGGCATCGTTGATACCGGAACGCGCCTTCTCGAGCGTCGCCTCGCCCTTGTCGACCACCGCCAGAGCCTGTTCACGCACATCCGAAGCGAGCGAACTGGCGGCGTTCACTATCCTCCGGCCCTTTTTCCCGATTCGGTCAATCCGCTTGCCCGAAGAACCTATGGTGACAGAGTCCTTCAAGGCGACCAGCGTGCCCTTCATCTCGTCGAGGTCACCGAGCGCCTTGACAAGCATCTCGCTCACGCCCGAAAGCCCGTCGTCGAACGACCCGAATACCGTATCGCCGTCCGCGATCCAGTCCTGGTCTTCCGCGGTAAGGACGCACATCTCGCGCTCGCCCATGAGGCCCGCGTTGATGAGCCTGAACTGCGAATGCCTCGAGATCTTCGCTTCGGCAAGGACCTCCACCGTGACGAACACGGCGTCGTCCGTAAGCTCGACCGCCAGGATCTTGCCCTGCTCGATCCCGCGCACAATGACGCGGTTCCCGGGCGAAAGCGTACCTATGGTCTGGTAGCTCACCACGAACTTGTAGCGCGCATGGTAGGGGCTCGACGGGTGGAAGAAGTACCATCCGAGACAGCATCCCACGACCAATATCATGAACACGATAAAGGGGAAAAAGTTGTTCTTTATGAGGTTCTTTAACTGGTACATCGCCGGGAAAGATAGTATTTAGCGCAGTCTACTCATATAGCGACCAGTGCTCGATATCCATTTCAAGCAGGTCGTCGCTGTACTCGCCCTTCGCCTTCGCCTTGATTTTCTTCATGAGCCCCTCGTTGAAGTCGCGCGCCACGTTCTGGCCGTTCATCTTCATGAGGGCGTTCATCGCGATCACTTCGAGAATCACCGTGAGGTTCTTGCCGGGCGCCACGGGAATGACAATCTTCGGGATTCGCACCCCCATGACGACTTCCTCGAGCTCGTTGAGGCCGGTACGCTCGTAACGCACGTCGCGCTGCCAGGGCTGAAGTTCCACGATGACTTCGATCTTCTTCACCTTGCGGATGGCGTGGATACCGAACATCGAGCGGATGTCGAGAATGCCCACGCCGCGGATTTCCATGTGGTGGCGGATAAGCGGGTCGGGGCGCCCGATGATGGCGTTCCCCACGTGGCTGATGTGGACGACGTCGTCCGCAACCATGCGGTGGCCGCTTTCAACGAGGTCGAGCACGCATTCGGACTTGCCCACGTTACTGTCGCCCACGAAGAGCATACCGATACCGTAGACGTCCACGAGGCTCCCGTGGATAATGGAATGCGGCGCGAAGAACTCCTCGAGAATCCTCTGCGCAATCTTGTTGAACTCGTAGGTATGGAGCGTCGTCGAGAACAGCGGGATATGCAGCTTCTCGCACATCTCCTTGAGTTCGGCATGCGGCATCTGGGCATGCGTCACCACCCACATCGGGGCGCGGAATCCGGAAAGCGAATCGAAGACCTTCTTGCGGCCCTCGGGCCCGAGGCTTTCGAGGTAGTTCCATTCCGTATGGCCCACGACCTGAATCTGCTTGAAGCTGTACACCTTGGTGTAGCCCGCCATGGCAAGGCCCGGACGGTGGATACCGCTTTCGGCGATATTCGTGTCGAGGTCCTCTTCGGGGGTGTGCAACGCGAGCTGCAAATCCTTGCCGTAGTGACCAAAAAAGTCCCGCACCGGGAGCTTCTCCCGATGCAGGATCTTGATATCTTTCAATCTGGATTCGGACACGGCTTATGTCAGGTTGGAAATAGGCTGTGCGCGATGGTCATTCTGCTTTTCGTTGGCCTTCTTGAGCTGCACCTTCACGCGTTCCAGGGCGACATCGACCGCCTTACCCATGTTGTCCTCGTCGGCAGAGGCGACGACCACGGAACCGGTGATGTTCACGCTGATTTCGCAGTGGCGCTGGTGTTCGACTTCGTGGTCAAGGATTACGGAGGCGTTAGTGATGTTCGGGTAGAACTTTGCCAATTTGTCCATTTCTTCCTGAATACGGTCCTGGAGACCGGCAGATGCATTAAAGTGGCGAGCAGAAAACTGAATATCCATATGATACCTCCGTATAATTAAGATGGCATTTAGCGGGCATTTCGCCTCGCATTAAGAGTATATACATCTTTTTTTCGGAAAAAACCAATTGAAAAAAAGTTTTTTTCGAATAAAATCATCCCAATTGGAATAAAAAAGCCCCCAAAAAGGGGTTTTTTAGCAAAAAAACGCAAGATGGGGGCAAAATCAGAGGGTTTTGCGCTGGCGGGCGGGCAGAATCTTGAGCCTTTCCTCGCGGTACTTGGCCACCGTACGGCGGGCCACCTGGATGCCTTCCGCCGCAAGGGCGTCGGCGATGGCCTGGTCCGAGAGGGGCTTCTTCTTGTCTTCGGCGTCCACGAGGTTCCTTATCGCCTCGAGGATTCGGGCCGAGCCGACGACATCATCGTCGCCTTCGAAACCCTCGGGAACGCTGGCGGCCGGAACCGCACCCGCAGTAGCGTCGGGGCGCGGGGACACCGCGGGCGTAGCCGCGGCCGGGCGCTTGCCGGACTGGCGCACGCCCGAAGTGAAGAACTGCTTGAGCTCGTAAATCCCGAAGGGAGTCTCCACGTACTTGCCGTTGGTGACGCGGCTGACCGTAGAAAGGTCGCGCTTTACTTCGTCCGCAATGTCCTGCAGAACCATGGGCTTGAGGAACGAGGGCCCATTCTTGAAGAACGCCGGCTGGCGCTTCACGATGGCGCGCATCACCTGCTCCATGGTCGAGAAGCGGTTGTTCGCGGCGTTGATGAACTCTTCCGCCTTCCGCTTGTTGTTCTGGATATACTCGCGCGTCTCCTTGTCGAGCTTCACGCCGCTGCTCAGCATGTCGGTGTAGTACTTGTTCACGCGCAGCCTGCGCACCTTGTTGCGGGATTCCTGCGTGCACTCGACCTCGATGCGGCCCTTCTTGATTTCGACCTTCAGGTCGACATGCTTTATCTGCGTGGGGGCGTAAGAGAGCTGCCTGCCCGGATGCGGAGTGAGCCTGGAAAGCGCCGCCACGGCCTGCTGCACCGCCGCAGAAGAAACCGCCATCGCCTTCGCGATTTTTCCGTACCTAAGTTCGATGAGGTCGTCGAAATGCTTTTCGAGAATCTCTCGGGTAAGCGGCGGGAACGCATCGATTGCCTCCGCCTGGATGAGGAAACATTCCTGCATGTTGCGCGCACCGATTCCCTTCGGCGTAAAACTGCGAAGCACGTGGAACGCCTCGGCCACAGGGAGGCTCGCGTCCTCAAGGGCGACCTCGTAGCGGATGATGCGCTCGATCTCGACCACCAGCGGATCCTCGCCCGGGTCCGACGCCATCTTCATCATCACGTCGTCGGGTGCCGCCTGCAAGTAGCCGTTCTCGTCGAGACTGTCGATGAGGTACTGGATCAGCGTGCGGAAATGCGCCTCGGTACAGCCCGCTTCCTCGAGCTGGCGGAGCAGAACCGGAGTCCCGTTCCAGTCGCGCAGCTGGTCGCGCAGGTTGTCCTGCAAACTCTTGTCGCGGTCCTTCTGCGGGCGATCCCAATCGTCTCCCGCATCCTTCGAAGGAGCGTTCAAATCCTTTATCGGGGCGTCGTCATCGAACAGGCCGTCCGAAAGTCTCCGATCCATGTCGGAGTTTGTCGTGTTCTCCAGAATGTCGTAATCATGGTCGGCGGTATCTTCGAGCGTGCCGGACTCGAACTCCACTTCGCGTATGGAATCGTCATCGGAATCAGTATCATCGGTACGCTCGTCCACGGGCGATTCTTCGGGAGATTCGTCCTCGAGTTCGAGAAGCGGGTTCACCGCGAGTTCCTCGTTGATGGCGGTTTCCAGCTCCTGCGCCGTCTTCTGCAAGATGGCTGCGGACTGCAGCATCTGCGGCGAGATGTTTTGTTCCAGGCGCTGGGACTGCCCCAGTTGCATACCCATGTTCATAAGACGCCCCTAGTCCAGCCTGAAACTGTCACCCAAGTAAATGCGACGAGCTTCGGGATCGTTCGCGAGGTATTCCGAGGAACCTTCGGTGAGCACCTGGCTCTTGTACATGATGTAGGCGCGGTCGGTAATCGAGAGCGTCTCGCGCACGTTGTGGTCGGTAATGAGGATGCCCATGCCGCGGTCCTTGAGGCCCGAGATGATGGACTGGATGTCGGCCACAGCAATCGGGTCGATGCCCGCGAAAGGCTCGTCGAGCAAGAGGAACGACGGGTCGCTCGCAAGCGCACGCGCGATTTCCAAGCGCCTGCGTTCACCGCCCGAGCAGCTCATGGATTTTGTCTTGCGGATATGCGTAATCTTGAATTCTTCGAGCAACTGCTCCAGGCGCATCTTGCGCTCGCGACGCTTGAGTCCCTGCGTCTCGAGGATGGCCATTATGTTGTCTTCAACCGAGAGCTTGCGGAAGATGGAAGCCTCTTGCGGGAGGTAGCCCACACCGAGGCGCGCGCGCCTGTACATGGGCTTGTCCGTCATCTCGATGTCGTCGAGGAAAATGTGGCCCGAATCGGGGCGCACCATGCCCACAATCATATAGAAGGAAGTCGTCTTGCCCGCGCCGTTGGGACCGAGGAGCCCGACGATTTCGCCCTGCGACACGCTGATGGAAACGTCGCTCACCACCTGGCGACCGCCATAGACCTTGCGCAGCTTATCTGTACGGATTGTGCTTACCAGACTCTTCATGGTTTCTTTTCCTCCGTTTTGGCTTTTTCCTCGTTCTCCCGTTTCTGGGCACGTTTTTTTCGGTTCTTGAAAAATTGAGACGTCACAGCCCTGACATCGTCGCTTTCCAGTTCTTTCTTGTCCGGACTTGCGCCGCCCAGCGAATCGGAAACATCCGTCTTTACGCCCGCTTTCGCAAGCGAATCCTGGCGAGCCCTTTCCCTCGCGGCCTTGTTGCGCTGTTCCTTTTCAAGATCCACATAGCGACCGCTCGCCATGTTGCTGCGCCCGAGCAGCCTAAGCGTCTTGACCGCATTCTTGAGCGGGTCGAAAACGATATTGATGGTATCGCCCGCGGCCTCGTTCTTGCCCGAGACCGTGCGGTCCTTCTTCACGTAGAAATACGTGCTCTGCGCCTTGCCC
It encodes the following:
- a CDS encoding MlaD family protein, which produces MYQLKNLIKNNFFPFIVFMILVVGCCLGWYFFHPSSPYHARYKFVVSYQTIGTLSPGNRVIVRGIEQGKILAVELTDDAVFVTVEVLAEAKISRHSQFRLINAGLMGEREMCVLTAEDQDWIADGDTVFGSFDDGLSGVSEMLVKALGDLDEMKGTLVALKDSVTIGSSGKRIDRIGKKGRRIVNAASSLASDVREQALAVVDKGEATLEKARSGINDAAAHGALTVEKASALLARVDSLVAGVQELKVDADSLVLRLDSGDNTIGLIASGRGKLTGKLEKLANDIDALTQDVKKSGLRLNIDIF
- the hprK gene encoding HPr(Ser) kinase/phosphatase, which translates into the protein MSESRLKDIKILHREKLPVRDFFGHYGKDLQLALHTPEEDLDTNIAESGIHRPGLAMAGYTKVYSFKQIQVVGHTEWNYLESLGPEGRKKVFDSLSGFRAPMWVVTHAQMPHAELKEMCEKLHIPLFSTTLHTYEFNKIAQRILEEFFAPHSIIHGSLVDVYGIGMLFVGDSNVGKSECVLDLVESGHRMVADDVVHISHVGNAIIGRPDPLIRHHMEIRGVGILDIRSMFGIHAIRKVKKIEVIVELQPWQRDVRYERTGLNELEEVVMGVRIPKIVIPVAPGKNLTVILEVIAMNALMKMNGQNVARDFNEGLMKKIKAKAKGEYSDDLLEMDIEHWSLYE
- the raiA gene encoding ribosome-associated translation inhibitor RaiA; translation: MDIQFSARHFNASAGLQDRIQEEMDKLAKFYPNITNASVILDHEVEHQRHCEISVNITGSVVVASADEDNMGKAVDVALERVKVQLKKANEKQNDHRAQPISNLT
- the rpoN gene encoding RNA polymerase factor sigma-54 — translated: MNMGMQLGQSQRLEQNISPQMLQSAAILQKTAQELETAINEELAVNPLLELEDESPEESPVDERTDDTDSDDDSIREVEFESGTLEDTADHDYDILENTTNSDMDRRLSDGLFDDDAPIKDLNAPSKDAGDDWDRPQKDRDKSLQDNLRDQLRDWNGTPVLLRQLEEAGCTEAHFRTLIQYLIDSLDENGYLQAAPDDVMMKMASDPGEDPLVVEIERIIRYEVALEDASLPVAEAFHVLRSFTPKGIGARNMQECFLIQAEAIDAFPPLTREILEKHFDDLIELRYGKIAKAMAVSSAAVQQAVAALSRLTPHPGRQLSYAPTQIKHVDLKVEIKKGRIEVECTQESRNKVRRLRVNKYYTDMLSSGVKLDKETREYIQNNKRKAEEFINAANNRFSTMEQVMRAIVKRQPAFFKNGPSFLKPMVLQDIADEVKRDLSTVSRVTNGKYVETPFGIYELKQFFTSGVRQSGKRPAAATPAVSPRPDATAGAVPAASVPEGFEGDDDVVGSARILEAIRNLVDAEDKKKPLSDQAIADALAAEGIQVARRTVAKYREERLKILPARQRKTL
- the lptB gene encoding LPS export ABC transporter ATP-binding protein encodes the protein MKSLVSTIRTDKLRKVYGGRQVVSDVSISVSQGEIVGLLGPNGAGKTTSFYMIVGMVRPDSGHIFLDDIEMTDKPMYRRARLGVGYLPQEASIFRKLSVEDNIMAILETQGLKRRERKMRLEQLLEEFKITHIRKTKSMSCSGGERRRLEIARALASDPSFLLLDEPFAGIDPIAVADIQSIISGLKDRGMGILITDHNVRETLSITDRAYIMYKSQVLTEGSSEYLANDPEARRIYLGDSFRLD